Proteins from a genomic interval of Providencia stuartii:
- a CDS encoding alpha/beta hydrolase-fold protein translates to MKSLPLIGCILFSSSAMAAVSECIRLDELSSSIQGIHDSEGHSCLFVEISDKQYIRQEGDGISDIVLTDSTKTPIRVLLQKMPHAEPHSVSYIVPAQGQYYLNLQGAPAQPWNLKFNLSNYQPLAIEAENKIDSPKLQALIDKHLKEKTTDAFWREVKEQGTPLVEEYKKGQQKVTFLWRGAKANAYILGAPSGNHETMAHIPNTDIWYRTFIVPNDTLSQYKIAPDVPKVTEGGFAQRKAILATAQADPFNAQAIPSLLNDRYNRFSLLSLSPEKRQCHFAQIEGHQLNGQLTSFSFHSNVLNNDRQIYVYRPKAAMKQPAVFVLLDGQIYLQTYKMAEFFDKWMSEGAIPPMYVVFVDSISSERRNVELPPNAEFPAMLAKELMPVLATKGIQAPAKSTIIAGSSYGGLGATWNALSHPELFGNVLSMSGSYWWAPKGKDPEWLIREIEQMSKKPLRFYLEAGLFEQRGSWGGIIQNHYRLLDVLKHKGYQVEAEELPSGHDYVSWCETLYQGTRYLMAEPPK, encoded by the coding sequence GTGAAATCGTTACCTTTAATTGGTTGTATTTTATTTTCGTCATCTGCGATGGCGGCGGTATCGGAGTGTATTCGTTTAGATGAATTATCTTCTTCTATTCAGGGTATTCATGATAGTGAAGGTCATAGCTGTTTATTCGTTGAAATTTCTGATAAACAGTATATCCGCCAAGAGGGGGATGGGATCTCAGATATCGTACTTACTGACAGTACTAAAACACCAATCCGTGTACTGCTGCAAAAAATGCCACACGCAGAGCCTCACTCCGTCTCTTATATTGTCCCTGCTCAGGGGCAATATTATCTCAATTTACAGGGCGCCCCTGCTCAGCCATGGAATCTTAAATTCAACTTATCGAATTACCAGCCTTTGGCGATTGAGGCAGAAAATAAAATTGATAGCCCTAAGTTACAGGCATTGATTGATAAACACCTGAAGGAGAAAACGACAGATGCTTTTTGGCGAGAGGTGAAAGAACAGGGAACCCCGCTCGTTGAGGAGTATAAGAAAGGGCAGCAGAAAGTCACTTTTTTATGGCGTGGAGCAAAAGCGAATGCTTATATTTTAGGTGCCCCTTCAGGTAACCATGAGACCATGGCTCATATACCGAATACGGATATTTGGTACCGCACTTTTATCGTGCCGAATGATACGTTATCGCAATATAAAATTGCGCCAGATGTGCCAAAAGTGACAGAAGGTGGGTTTGCGCAGCGCAAGGCAATTCTAGCAACAGCACAAGCGGATCCTTTCAACGCACAGGCGATCCCATCACTGCTAAATGATCGCTATAATCGTTTCTCATTATTGTCACTATCACCCGAAAAACGTCAATGTCACTTTGCTCAGATAGAAGGTCATCAACTTAATGGTCAATTGACATCATTTAGCTTCCACAGCAATGTGCTGAATAATGATCGACAAATTTATGTGTATCGCCCTAAGGCGGCCATGAAGCAACCTGCCGTATTCGTTTTGTTAGATGGGCAAATCTATCTACAAACATACAAAATGGCTGAATTTTTTGATAAGTGGATGTCAGAAGGAGCCATACCACCGATGTATGTGGTATTTGTCGATAGCATTAGCTCTGAGCGCAGAAATGTGGAGCTACCACCAAACGCTGAGTTCCCTGCTATGCTTGCTAAAGAGCTTATGCCTGTTTTAGCAACCAAAGGTATTCAAGCGCCTGCAAAATCCACCATTATTGCGGGGTCGAGTTATGGTGGTTTGGGGGCGACTTGGAATGCCCTGTCACATCCTGAATTATTCGGGAATGTCCTCAGTATGTCCGGTTCTTATTGGTGGGCACCTAAAGGCAAAGATCCTGAATGGCTAATCCGCGAAATCGAACAAATGTCGAAAAAACCGTTACGTTTTTATCTTGAGGCAGGGTTATTCGAACAGCGTGGTAGTTGGGGTGGGATAATCCAAAATCATTATCGATTATTGGATGTGTTAAAGCATAAAGGGTATCAAGTGGAGGCCGAAGAGCTTCCGAGTGGCCATGATTATGTTTCTTGGTGTGAAACCTTATATCAAGGGACTCGTTATTTGATGGCTGAACCACCGAAATAA
- the phoA gene encoding alkaline phosphatase, with the protein MMNHCMKSILAVAVSSIVFGSIIPASASTSKDDAALQHRAAQGDVTQFGGARRLTQEQTDIMKSALHNEQAKNVILFIGDGMGDSEITVARNYAEGAGGFFKGIDALPITGQYTHYALSKKTQKPDYVTDSSASATAWSTGVKTYNGALGVDVFGKDHETLLEIAKRNGKATGNVTTSELQDATPAAQFSHVTGRKCYGPEETSEKCATNALENGGRGSITEQLLVTRADVTLGGGAKSFKQVAKAGDYQGKTLEEQAKERGFNIVRDAKSLDAVTVANQDKPVLGLFHDGNMAVAWEGPKATYHGNIDNPPLECKPNSKLDPNAPTLAQMTKKAIELLEVNPNGFFLQVESASIDKKNHSANPCGQIGETVALDEAVQVGLEFAKKHGDTLIIVTADHAHSSQIVPQGVKAPGLTQALITKDGSVMVVNYGNSETESQEHTGTQLRVAAYGPHAANVMGLTDQTDLFFTMRDAMGLKQ; encoded by the coding sequence ATGATGAATCATTGCATGAAATCGATTCTAGCTGTAGCAGTAAGTTCAATAGTTTTTGGTAGTATTATTCCCGCCTCCGCATCCACGTCTAAAGATGATGCTGCTTTACAACACCGAGCTGCACAAGGTGATGTTACCCAATTTGGTGGTGCTCGTCGTTTAACCCAAGAACAAACAGATATTATGAAATCTGCGCTTCATAACGAGCAAGCGAAAAACGTGATTCTGTTTATTGGTGATGGTATGGGAGACTCTGAAATTACCGTCGCACGTAACTATGCAGAAGGCGCAGGTGGTTTCTTTAAAGGCATTGATGCATTGCCTATCACGGGTCAATATACTCACTATGCATTAAGTAAAAAAACACAAAAACCTGACTATGTTACCGACTCATCTGCTTCTGCAACGGCATGGTCTACTGGTGTAAAAACCTATAATGGCGCCTTAGGTGTCGATGTATTCGGTAAAGACCATGAAACCTTACTTGAGATTGCTAAACGTAATGGTAAAGCGACTGGTAATGTTACGACTTCTGAGTTGCAAGACGCGACACCTGCTGCACAATTTTCTCATGTGACAGGTCGTAAATGTTATGGACCTGAAGAAACGTCTGAAAAATGTGCAACCAATGCCTTAGAGAATGGTGGTCGTGGTTCAATCACTGAGCAACTACTGGTTACCCGCGCGGATGTCACGTTAGGGGGTGGTGCGAAGAGCTTTAAACAAGTTGCAAAAGCGGGTGATTACCAAGGTAAAACCTTAGAAGAGCAAGCAAAGGAACGTGGCTTTAATATTGTTCGTGATGCGAAATCCTTAGATGCAGTCACTGTTGCTAACCAAGACAAACCTGTTTTAGGCCTATTCCATGACGGTAATATGGCTGTTGCTTGGGAAGGCCCTAAAGCGACATATCATGGCAATATTGATAACCCGCCGCTTGAGTGTAAACCGAATTCTAAGTTAGATCCAAATGCGCCAACGTTGGCTCAAATGACTAAAAAAGCGATCGAGTTATTAGAAGTTAACCCTAATGGTTTCTTCTTACAGGTTGAGAGTGCTTCCATCGATAAAAAGAATCATAGCGCGAATCCATGTGGTCAAATTGGTGAAACAGTGGCGTTGGATGAGGCCGTACAGGTTGGTTTAGAGTTTGCGAAAAAACATGGGGACACACTAATTATTGTGACAGCTGACCATGCTCACTCTAGCCAAATTGTTCCTCAAGGCGTTAAAGCACCTGGCTTGACTCAAGCTCTGATTACAAAAGATGGTTCCGTCATGGTCGTTAACTACGGTAACTCTGAAACGGAGTCGCAGGAGCATACTGGCACTCAATTACGCGTTGCAGCATATGGCCCACATGCTGCTAACGTCATGGGATTGACTGACCAAACCGATTTGTTCTTTACCATGCGTGATGCCATGGGATTGAAACAATAA
- a CDS encoding Na/Pi cotransporter family protein, which yields MLALLHLLSSVALLVWGTHIVRTGIMRVFGADLRRILGKSVNRRTSAFLSGVGVTALVQSSNATALLVISFVSQGLISLTPAMVIMLGADVGTALMARVLTFDLSWLSPLLILVGVSTFLSQKKNRAGQIGRVGIGLGLILLALQLIVASAEPITHADAVKAIFTSLSGDVVLALLVGALFAMVSYSSLAAVLLTATLSATGLVPLYISLSIVIGSNIGSGLLAMMSSRGQNEISRQVVLGSLLFKLIGCAVVLPWVKPIAQWISHYGFNEAEIVIYFHVFYNLARCLVMLPFVGPMARLCNKLIPIVPSMAQEIAPRYLDKSALETPSLAIANAVRETLRMGDVLGVMLQRFTDVLNGNKEQKREISRLEEEVDMLHSSIKLYLAQLQQSELSEEDSRRWAEIIDTAFNLQQSSTIIHRMTSELVKKSIDNRRSFSHEGYKELNSLLERLQANLNLGMSVFVSADIDNAKRLRRAKHRFRLINQRFAYAHVERLHEQNMQSLDTSNLHVSLLGDMKRLNSLFCAVAYHALEGVAESRKEQLSLENEKNT from the coding sequence ATGCTGGCACTTTTACATCTTTTATCATCTGTCGCATTGCTGGTTTGGGGGACTCATATTGTCCGTACCGGTATTATGCGGGTTTTTGGTGCTGATCTACGCCGAATTTTAGGGAAAAGCGTCAATCGAAGAACAAGCGCCTTTCTTTCTGGTGTAGGGGTCACCGCATTAGTTCAAAGCAGTAATGCAACAGCATTACTTGTGATCTCTTTTGTTTCTCAGGGGCTAATTTCATTAACGCCTGCAATGGTTATTATGCTTGGTGCCGATGTCGGGACGGCGTTAATGGCGAGGGTGTTAACTTTTGATCTCTCTTGGTTATCGCCTCTGTTAATTCTGGTCGGGGTATCAACCTTTTTGAGCCAGAAGAAAAATAGGGCGGGTCAAATTGGGCGCGTTGGTATTGGGTTAGGCTTAATTTTACTTGCACTACAGTTAATTGTGGCATCGGCAGAGCCGATTACTCATGCTGACGCAGTGAAAGCTATCTTTACCTCGTTGAGTGGCGATGTGGTTTTAGCGCTGCTGGTGGGCGCGCTATTTGCTATGGTGAGCTACTCCAGTTTAGCGGCTGTACTATTAACAGCCACGTTGAGTGCGACAGGCTTAGTACCACTCTACATTAGTTTAAGTATTGTCATTGGCTCCAATATAGGTAGTGGTTTACTCGCGATGATGAGTAGCCGCGGACAAAATGAGATCTCGCGGCAAGTTGTCCTTGGGAGCTTACTATTCAAATTAATTGGTTGTGCCGTCGTGCTACCTTGGGTTAAACCCATTGCACAATGGATTAGCCACTACGGCTTTAATGAAGCCGAAATCGTGATCTATTTTCACGTCTTTTATAACTTAGCTCGCTGTTTAGTCATGCTACCCTTTGTGGGTCCAATGGCGAGGCTATGTAATAAATTAATCCCTATTGTTCCGTCAATGGCGCAAGAAATAGCGCCTCGTTATTTAGATAAAAGCGCATTAGAAACCCCCTCACTTGCTATCGCCAATGCTGTACGAGAAACATTGCGTATGGGAGATGTGCTGGGTGTGATGTTACAGCGCTTTACCGATGTCTTGAATGGCAATAAGGAGCAAAAAAGGGAAATCAGCCGCTTGGAAGAAGAAGTGGATATGCTACATAGCAGCATTAAACTGTATCTCGCACAATTACAACAAAGTGAATTGAGTGAAGAAGATTCAAGGCGTTGGGCTGAAATTATTGATACCGCTTTCAATTTACAGCAATCTTCGACTATCATCCATCGCATGACATCGGAGCTAGTCAAAAAGTCCATTGATAATCGTCGCTCATTTTCTCATGAAGGCTATAAAGAATTGAATTCATTACTTGAGCGATTGCAAGCTAACTTAAATTTAGGGATGTCTGTTTTTGTTTCAGCCGATATTGATAATGCAAAACGTTTACGACGGGCAAAACATCGTTTCCGTCTTATTAACCAGCGTTTTGCTTACGCACATGTGGAAAGGTTGCATGAACAAAATATGCAAAGCTTAGATACTAGCAACTTACATGTGAGCCTACTTGGAGATATGAAACGGTTGAATTCATTATTTTGTGCTGTCGCCTACCATGCTTTAGAAGGTGTAGCAGAGAGTCGTAAAGAACAATTGAGTTTAGAAAATGAGAAAAATACGTGA
- a CDS encoding GNAT family N-acetyltransferase, producing the protein MRKIRELQRDEIPSVWSIDRTELIENLYLHQDGKLVLSAQRFDMKGWPEGEPEAYTPHLLESYDIGAVFIGVYDQDELIAAASLDNVWRGEEHNLLQLSFLHVSHRYRGEGLGGMLFNQCCELAKEKGAAGLYVSATPSENTVHFYQYMGCKLLERPDPELFALEPEDIHFVYLFDE; encoded by the coding sequence ATGAGAAAAATACGTGAGTTACAACGTGATGAAATTCCATCCGTTTGGTCAATTGATAGAACAGAATTAATCGAAAATCTCTATCTTCATCAAGATGGAAAGTTGGTGCTATCGGCACAACGTTTTGATATGAAAGGTTGGCCTGAAGGTGAGCCTGAAGCTTATACGCCACATTTACTCGAAAGTTATGATATTGGCGCAGTGTTTATTGGTGTATATGACCAAGATGAGCTAATCGCAGCGGCAAGCCTAGATAACGTCTGGCGTGGCGAAGAACATAATTTACTTCAGTTATCATTTTTGCACGTTAGCCATCGCTATCGAGGTGAAGGCTTAGGTGGAATGTTATTTAATCAATGTTGTGAGCTAGCGAAAGAGAAGGGAGCCGCTGGGTTGTATGTATCAGCAACACCTTCTGAAAATACAGTGCATTTTTACCAATATATGGGATGTAAGCTACTTGAACGGCCTGATCCTGAATTATTTGCGTTAGAACCTGAAGATATACATTTTGTGTATCTATTTGATGAATAA
- a CDS encoding DUF1435 family protein, producing the protein MPINVTKSAYLRRSAAGLWGVFAVILLSVIYLLSNMGLNSLKIITIVTMLATAAMLFNRGSRHLLIVPAVIALLCSLIALVLQHNT; encoded by the coding sequence ATGCCAATAAATGTAACAAAAAGCGCTTATTTACGCCGCTCTGCCGCAGGGTTATGGGGTGTTTTTGCGGTTATTTTGTTGAGCGTGATTTATCTACTCAGCAATATGGGGCTAAATAGCCTGAAAATTATCACTATCGTCACCATGCTGGCGACCGCGGCAATGTTGTTTAATCGAGGCTCGCGGCACTTATTAATTGTTCCTGCTGTTATTGCACTGTTATGTAGTTTGATTGCTTTGGTATTACAACATAATACTTAG
- the rsmC gene encoding 16S rRNA (guanine(1207)-N(2))-methyltransferase RsmC, which produces MSLLTPASEVIQRHLEHFTDRHVILAGDIQDEFAATLEAASVRVLTNQYHHWQNLSRLMGENAQFSAIADADFIQPCNTLIYFWPKNKQEACFQLDDLCTHLAVGSQIFIVGENRSGVKSAESIMEGIATLQKIDSARRCGLYYGELEHPTHFDIARWWRRYEVEEVQIHALPGVFSHNELDIGSDLLLSTLNEPITGNLLDLACGNGVLAAVVGTHNPDVTLTLSDVSAAAIRSSIATLQANQLKGKVIASDAYSDIHDKFDWIISNPPFHDGLNTNYSAAENIIYQAPKYLKKGGRFRIVANAFLPYPDMLDKAFGSHEVLAKTGKFKVYQAIKR; this is translated from the coding sequence ATGTCACTACTGACACCGGCTAGCGAAGTTATCCAACGCCACCTTGAACATTTTACTGATCGACACGTGATTTTAGCCGGTGATATTCAAGATGAATTTGCTGCAACCTTAGAAGCCGCGAGTGTACGAGTTCTCACTAACCAATATCATCACTGGCAAAACCTAAGTCGCTTAATGGGTGAAAATGCACAATTTTCTGCTATTGCCGATGCGGATTTTATCCAACCTTGTAATACCTTAATTTACTTTTGGCCTAAAAACAAACAAGAAGCCTGTTTTCAACTCGATGATTTATGTACTCACCTCGCAGTGGGCAGTCAGATTTTTATCGTCGGGGAAAATCGTAGTGGCGTAAAAAGTGCCGAATCTATTATGGAAGGTATTGCAACATTACAAAAAATTGACTCGGCAAGACGCTGTGGACTTTATTATGGTGAATTAGAGCACCCAACACACTTTGACATTGCACGTTGGTGGCGTCGCTATGAAGTCGAAGAAGTACAAATTCACGCTTTACCTGGTGTATTCAGCCATAATGAATTAGATATTGGTAGTGACTTACTCCTTTCGACACTTAATGAACCGATTACCGGTAACCTTCTCGATCTCGCTTGTGGTAATGGCGTATTAGCTGCTGTAGTGGGTACTCACAACCCAGATGTTACACTGACCCTAAGTGATGTTAGCGCCGCGGCTATTCGTTCTTCTATTGCAACACTGCAAGCGAATCAACTGAAGGGGAAAGTGATTGCAAGTGACGCTTACTCTGATATTCATGATAAATTTGATTGGATAATCTCCAATCCACCATTCCATGATGGCTTAAATACCAACTATAGCGCGGCTGAAAATATCATTTACCAAGCGCCAAAATACCTAAAGAAAGGGGGGCGTTTCCGTATTGTTGCTAATGCCTTTTTACCTTATCCAGATATGTTAGATAAGGCTTTTGGTAGCCATGAGGTTTTGGCAAAAACAGGAAAATTTAAAGTTTACCAAGCGATTAAACGTTAA
- a CDS encoding DNA polymerase III subunit psi, protein MARRDKLLNQMGITQWVVRNPAVLRGERGVRIPDSTKLIIITDENLDLNSLLLKDIFLAMKVYPTDVVCINSEQLAMLPTPITINCWVLGSQSHPEGLKTTFISPVLDELATSNSAKRALWEQIYQYDENFSTKAV, encoded by the coding sequence ATGGCACGACGTGACAAGCTTTTAAATCAAATGGGTATCACTCAATGGGTAGTGAGAAACCCTGCTGTATTACGCGGTGAACGTGGTGTAAGAATTCCAGATTCGACTAAGCTTATTATTATTACTGATGAGAACCTCGATTTAAACAGCCTACTGTTAAAAGATATTTTTTTAGCGATGAAAGTGTATCCAACAGATGTGGTTTGTATTAATTCGGAGCAATTGGCGATGCTTCCAACACCAATAACAATAAATTGTTGGGTATTAGGCAGCCAATCTCATCCAGAAGGGTTAAAAACAACCTTTATTTCTCCTGTATTAGATGAGCTGGCAACCAGCAATAGCGCTAAACGGGCACTATGGGAGCAGATTTACCAGTATGACGAAAATTTCAGCACTAAAGCAGTCTGA
- the rimI gene encoding ribosomal protein S18-alanine N-acetyltransferase, producing the protein MTKISALKQSDLATAFLIEKLSHDFPWTERVFYGNQGEKYHNIKISVNNQVVGFAITQCILDEATLFNIAIHPDYQGKGYGRLLMEQLITDLVDKGILTLWLEVRESNAAALRLYDKLGFHQVTVRKDYYPAKQGREDALILALTLFNDE; encoded by the coding sequence ATGACGAAAATTTCAGCACTAAAGCAGTCTGATCTTGCTACTGCGTTCTTAATTGAGAAGTTAAGTCATGATTTTCCTTGGACTGAACGTGTTTTTTATGGCAACCAAGGTGAAAAATATCATAACATAAAAATTTCCGTTAATAATCAGGTTGTTGGTTTTGCAATAACACAGTGTATCCTAGATGAGGCAACACTGTTTAATATTGCTATTCATCCTGATTATCAAGGGAAAGGTTATGGACGTCTTTTGATGGAACAACTGATCACCGATTTAGTTGATAAAGGTATTTTGACATTATGGCTTGAAGTTCGAGAGTCCAATGCAGCTGCATTGCGCCTATATGATAAATTAGGCTTTCATCAAGTTACGGTGCGTAAAGATTATTATCCTGCAAAACAAGGACGCGAAGACGCATTAATTTTGGCTTTAACTCTGTTTAATGACGAATAA
- a CDS encoding BCCT family transporter, with protein MMNNKKSVFYVSLAFSLLLISIGAFIPDKLEAFSNSSLGFIYNNLGWFILGAVFIFFSFCMYLGFSKFGHIRLGDDNDRPEYRTATWIGMLFSASIGISLVFWGVAEPVSYYINPPIGTGYTEQAAKTAMQYVYLHWGVSAWACYALVGVSLAFFQFRKKLPSSLSSVFYPLIGDKVKGSIGKWVDVIVVLSIVIGIATSLGFGTLQVNSGMNYLWGMPVSIWIQIAIIAVVTVIYITSTISGLQGAIKHLSNLNMLLAFALMGFILFAGPTQTILKVLFQGIGDYAQNFVSMSFRTEPYNDGTWIANWTLFYFGWWIAWAPLVGSFVARISKGRTIKEFMIGAVFIPVLGSFAWFAVMGGSAIHLIQNMGQKALAEAVKTDVTSAFFKFLDYFPASTFLCILAMVLVMVFFITSANSAVFVLGMVSENGNPNPTHITKTIWGVIIAAIAIVLIITGGLSGLQSALVATAIPLSILMLIMCYSTYKGLNEEIKIAKAEKKYRKKNKIILNQPILPPPEKLSE; from the coding sequence ATGATGAATAATAAGAAATCTGTATTTTACGTATCGCTCGCCTTTAGCCTGCTATTAATCAGCATAGGCGCGTTTATACCTGACAAACTCGAAGCATTTTCAAATTCCTCTCTGGGTTTTATCTATAACAACTTAGGTTGGTTTATACTCGGAGCCGTCTTTATCTTTTTTAGCTTTTGTATGTACCTTGGTTTTTCAAAGTTTGGTCATATTCGTCTCGGTGATGATAATGACCGCCCTGAATACCGTACGGCAACATGGATAGGCATGCTATTCAGTGCTTCAATAGGTATCAGTCTCGTATTTTGGGGAGTGGCAGAACCCGTTTCCTACTATATAAATCCACCTATTGGAACAGGCTATACTGAACAAGCGGCGAAAACCGCCATGCAATATGTCTATCTACACTGGGGAGTTTCTGCTTGGGCGTGCTATGCATTAGTCGGTGTGTCATTAGCTTTTTTTCAATTTAGGAAAAAACTACCTTCATCTCTTAGCTCTGTTTTCTATCCGCTTATCGGCGACAAAGTCAAAGGGTCTATCGGTAAATGGGTCGATGTCATTGTTGTGTTGTCGATCGTGATTGGGATTGCAACCTCACTAGGCTTTGGCACACTGCAAGTTAACAGCGGAATGAATTACTTGTGGGGAATGCCTGTCAGTATCTGGATACAGATCGCGATCATTGCAGTGGTCACCGTTATTTATATCACGTCAACAATTTCAGGTTTACAAGGTGCCATCAAACACCTATCGAACCTGAATATGTTGTTAGCTTTCGCATTGATGGGATTTATTTTATTTGCCGGCCCAACACAAACCATCTTAAAAGTACTGTTCCAAGGTATTGGTGACTACGCACAAAATTTCGTCAGTATGTCATTTCGCACAGAACCTTATAATGATGGTACGTGGATCGCTAACTGGACTCTGTTTTACTTTGGTTGGTGGATTGCATGGGCACCATTAGTGGGTAGCTTCGTTGCGCGTATTTCTAAAGGCCGCACAATTAAAGAATTTATGATTGGTGCGGTATTCATTCCGGTCCTTGGCTCATTTGCTTGGTTTGCCGTTATGGGAGGATCAGCAATCCATTTGATCCAAAATATGGGGCAAAAAGCGTTAGCAGAGGCAGTAAAAACGGATGTGACTTCGGCCTTCTTCAAGTTTTTAGATTACTTTCCTGCGAGTACTTTCCTGTGCATACTGGCAATGGTTTTAGTCATGGTGTTTTTTATTACTTCAGCAAACTCAGCGGTTTTTGTTCTGGGTATGGTGAGTGAAAATGGAAACCCAAACCCAACTCATATCACCAAAACAATTTGGGGAGTGATTATTGCAGCTATCGCGATTGTGCTGATCATTACAGGTGGTCTATCCGGCTTACAATCGGCATTAGTGGCTACAGCCATTCCACTTTCAATATTAATGCTCATCATGTGCTATTCAACTTACAAAGGGCTTAATGAGGAAATCAAAATAGCAAAAGCAGAAAAAAAATACCGTAAAAAGAATAAAATCATACTCAATCAACCTATTTTACCGCCCCCTGAAAAGTTATCAGAATAA
- a CDS encoding aromatic ring-hydroxylating oxygenase subunit alpha: protein MSNAKKVISINDHLDIDNAWTIPARYYTSDDVFEFEKENIFANSWVCVAHCSEVKEKNAYITRQLIGESLVIVRGRDDVLRGFYNVCPHRGHQLISGESGKMKNVITCPYHAWAFKLDGQLAHATNCENVNNFDADAMTLSSFHVVEHAGFIYINLTEGEPQPIEEQLPGLAEKMEEACSVIRDLKLAARFVSHTPANWKTIVDNYIECYHCPTNHVSFASSVDVNVYEHQLNENWTVQIGKAKPSESSYQFDESVVNPRFFGFWIWPSTMFNMPPGGDFMTVIYEFPANAGETLQHYDIYFLNEELTEYQKNLIEWYRTVFRPEDLRLVESVQKGLRSRGYRGQGRIMADRQRSGISEHGVAHFHKLIATAHTE from the coding sequence ATGAGCAATGCAAAAAAAGTCATTTCGATTAATGATCACCTTGATATTGATAATGCATGGACTATCCCTGCACGTTATTACACTTCCGATGACGTATTTGAATTCGAAAAAGAAAATATCTTTGCTAACTCTTGGGTGTGTGTCGCTCATTGTAGTGAAGTCAAAGAGAAAAATGCCTACATCACTCGTCAGTTGATTGGCGAAAGTCTTGTTATTGTTCGTGGGCGTGATGATGTTTTGCGTGGCTTCTATAATGTATGCCCACACCGCGGTCACCAATTGATCAGTGGTGAAAGCGGTAAAATGAAGAATGTGATCACTTGCCCTTATCACGCTTGGGCATTCAAATTAGATGGCCAGTTGGCTCATGCAACAAACTGCGAGAATGTTAATAATTTTGATGCAGATGCAATGACATTAAGTAGCTTCCATGTTGTTGAGCATGCAGGTTTTATTTATATCAACTTGACTGAAGGTGAACCTCAACCCATCGAGGAGCAATTACCTGGGTTAGCGGAGAAAATGGAAGAAGCCTGTTCAGTGATCCGTGATCTCAAGTTAGCTGCTCGTTTTGTCAGTCATACACCTGCTAACTGGAAAACGATTGTTGATAACTATATTGAGTGTTATCACTGCCCTACGAACCATGTGAGTTTCGCCAGTTCTGTTGACGTCAATGTGTACGAACACCAATTGAATGAGAACTGGACTGTACAAATTGGTAAAGCTAAGCCTTCTGAGTCTTCTTATCAGTTCGATGAATCGGTCGTTAATCCGCGTTTCTTCGGGTTTTGGATTTGGCCAAGCACCATGTTCAATATGCCTCCAGGTGGCGATTTCATGACCGTTATTTATGAATTCCCAGCCAATGCGGGTGAAACCTTACAACATTATGATATTTATTTCTTAAATGAAGAGCTGACGGAATATCAGAAAAATTTAATTGAATGGTATCGCACCGTTTTCCGTCCGGAAGATTTGCGTTTAGTTGAAAGCGTACAAAAAGGATTACGTTCTCGTGGTTATCGCGGACAAGGCCGGATCATGGCAGATAGGCAGCGTAGTGGCATCAGTGAACACGGCGTCGCGCACTTCCATAAGTTAATTGCGACTGCGCATACTGAGTAA